A stretch of the Bacteroidota bacterium genome encodes the following:
- a CDS encoding asparagine synthetase B — MKRLSILIFFISISLFSRATFILIPMDIEQKDHLKAYGVAYWVLKQDVEVHWLLNYRGGSFMIKDAKSIQNECTVRGVSFEIIADSRSTAILTEISNPEVNMEDVKLEKAPKVAVYSPKMKQPWDDAVTLVLTYAEIPYDIIYDEEILKEKLLLYDWLHLHHEDFTGQYGKFWFGYRNAPWYQEQQRTLETSARNLGYSKVSEMKLAVAKKIRDFTSGGGFLFSMCSAPDSYDIALAADGLDICESMFDGDGTTPNYNQKLDFSKTFAFTNFSLSTNPNEYAKSNIDTYLTRKQKYGINKTNDLFTLFEYSAKWDVVPTMLCQNHEQIIKGFWGQTVGFDKTFIKPNVLILGENKAANEARYIHGTYGKGTFTFFSGHDPEDYEHRVEDPPTDLSLHPNSPGYRLILNNILFPAAKKKKQKT, encoded by the coding sequence ATGAAGCGATTAAGTATCCTTATCTTTTTTATTTCTATTAGTTTGTTTTCAAGAGCTACTTTTATTCTTATCCCTATGGATATTGAACAAAAGGATCATTTGAAAGCTTACGGTGTTGCCTATTGGGTTTTAAAACAAGATGTAGAAGTGCATTGGTTACTCAATTACCGCGGAGGAAGTTTCATGATTAAGGATGCAAAATCGATTCAAAATGAATGCACCGTTCGTGGTGTATCATTTGAAATAATTGCCGATTCAAGATCCACAGCCATCCTTACAGAAATCTCCAACCCTGAAGTGAACATGGAAGATGTGAAGTTGGAAAAAGCTCCGAAAGTTGCAGTTTACTCTCCCAAAATGAAACAACCCTGGGATGATGCTGTGACATTGGTACTCACCTATGCAGAAATTCCGTACGATATTATTTATGACGAAGAAATTTTAAAAGAAAAATTATTGCTCTACGATTGGTTACACTTACACCACGAAGATTTCACGGGTCAATATGGAAAGTTCTGGTTTGGCTACCGGAATGCCCCTTGGTATCAAGAGCAGCAGCGCACATTAGAAACAAGTGCTCGAAATTTAGGATATAGTAAAGTCTCAGAAATGAAACTTGCTGTAGCAAAAAAAATTCGGGATTTCACCTCTGGAGGCGGATTTTTATTTTCCATGTGTTCTGCTCCAGACAGCTATGATATTGCTTTAGCGGCTGATGGATTAGACATTTGCGAAAGCATGTTCGATGGTGATGGAACGACCCCCAACTACAATCAAAAATTAGATTTCTCTAAAACATTTGCATTTACAAACTTTAGCCTTAGTACCAACCCAAACGAATATGCAAAATCGAACATCGATACTTACCTTACTCGTAAGCAGAAATATGGCATAAATAAAACAAATGATTTATTTACCCTATTTGAATATTCTGCAAAATGGGATGTAGTTCCAACCATGCTATGCCAAAATCATGAACAAATCATAAAAGGTTTTTGGGGACAAACAGTTGGTTTCGACAAAACATTTATAAAGCCAAACGTATTGATTTTAGGGGAAAACAAAGCGGCTAATGAAGCACGTTACATACATGGCACATACGGAAAAGGCACCTTTACTTTTTTTAGCGGTCATGATCCCGAAGATTACGAACACAGAGTTGAGGATCCACCAACAGATTTGAGTTTACATCCTAATTCTCCCGGATACAGATTAATTTTAAACAATATTCTTTTTCCAGCTGCAAAGAAGAAGAAGCAAAAAACATAA